In Cyanobacterium sp. T60_A2020_053, the sequence ACAGCGATAGTGAAGAGATGATTTCTGAGAATAATTTAGACAATATTCCTTTTTAGGAAGATTTTTTCTTCTAAAGTCACAAAGCTATCATTATTGATGACAGCAGGGGAAATAATCCCTAAACCTTGATTTATGGTTAGCGTTGCTTAAACCCCCCCCTCTTCTTAGTAAGCAGGGTGTTTTCAAAGTCAGGATCGAAATTGATTTGTTTTTGACAAGAAGACAATATAAGGATGATCCCCCCCAACCCCCCTTAAAAAGGGGGGAGATTCAGGGAGACAGGAGGATTTTTTACTATTAATTGATTTATTAGTAGTTAAAAACCTCTGAATTTCAGATTATTGGCTAGTTTGAGAAACTAACATTTTTGAGAATGAAAACGCCCTGCTTAGTAAGGGGGGAAGGTGGTAAGAAGGATTTTTTAGTTACTGGTTTGAGAAGCAAACATTTCTTTTAGTTTACTTAATTCACTAGCCCAACGAGGATCAGGTTGTACGGAATCAGCAACAGATACTGATTTAGTGCTATCTTTTGAGCCTGTTTTACGAGTTTTTTTGGCTTTTTTATTACGACGACTGGGTTTAGAAGTGTCTTTCTCGGCGGTGATGACGGGCGCTGGATTTTCTCCTGACTCTTCTGCTTCTCCTTCAGTAGAGCGATTCTCCGTAGATTCTTCCCCTTCTCCTTTGTTACGAGGTAAGGCTTTTTCAATCAATAATGTAAATTCCTTGCCTTCTTCGTCTTTGAAAGGTTCACCGTTATAAATTAAAGTTTGTTCGTTATATTTATTAATAAACTCATCGGCAGCTTCATCTGTTGGCACAGTTACAAATCCAAAGCCACGACATTCATTTTTTTTACGCTCTTTAATTAGTTTGGTGGTAAAGGGAGTTTCAAACTCGCTAAACATTTTTTCTAAGTTTTCTTTCTCTAATTCTGCTTTGGGTAATTTGACGTAAAGACGTACAGACATTTTATTTCCTCCGAATGGGATATACTG encodes:
- a CDS encoding RNA-binding protein, which gives rise to MSVRLYVKLPKAELEKENLEKMFSEFETPFTTKLIKERKKNECRGFGFVTVPTDEAADEFINKYNEQTLIYNGEPFKDEEGKEFTLLIEKALPRNKGEGEESTENRSTEGEAEESGENPAPVITAEKDTSKPSRRNKKAKKTRKTGSKDSTKSVSVADSVQPDPRWASELSKLKEMFASQTSN